A single region of the Fusobacterium sp. IOR10 genome encodes:
- a CDS encoding nitrilase-related carbon-nitrogen hydrolase: MTYSKIKKNRIFYLLILCTLLSLFSACFKKEADKNILPFKVASIQFNPQLNKLDQNVNDLLKVAETAFKNGAKLVVAPEMSTTGYYYKNRNSIKPFVDSLPGKTTDKFSELTKKYQTYIIFGMPEVDRTTDLYYNSAALVGPDGYIGKYRKTHQWESEEHWAAWGDLGVPVYNTNLGKIAINICMDSAYFESARLAGIQGANILAFPTNSSAQAISALPARAQQNGVYVISANRSNTENGFHMIGGSAILTPKGKKLNEAPALMTKEEDVNEPTIIYATIDPKKYNNENRIALEKRRPELYKDLMLYISPWDYTKNNDSKKIIASSFQYEPTVGNKETNKNKIFTLIKNAKNKNNDLNLVILPELSLIGPTDNLTLGEIKKLSEKIDGNSYLYFSKLAKDNNISIVFGMIENKDEKLYNSAVLINENGETIGVYQKTHLNIFDEKWATPGNNLSVFNSEKLGKIGILIGEDVMFPEASGVLAINRADIIAIPSAWYGQYGSDMEINENISVNKYPKGSMTLWDSTAISSQAYTIVANFVGTDKNYQGRSSLYTLDPLYGLDQPIVASNEKEEALIFSFKTLQNKWWFNQEKLISSRRTPYYMKLIEK, from the coding sequence ATGACCTATTCTAAAATAAAAAAAAATAGAATTTTTTATTTACTTATATTATGTACTCTTTTATCTCTTTTTTCTGCATGTTTTAAAAAAGAAGCTGATAAAAATATCTTACCATTTAAAGTAGCAAGCATTCAATTTAATCCTCAGTTAAATAAACTTGATCAAAATGTAAATGACTTATTAAAAGTAGCTGAAACTGCTTTTAAAAATGGAGCTAAACTGGTAGTTGCTCCTGAAATGTCTACAACAGGTTACTACTATAAAAATAGAAATTCTATCAAGCCATTTGTAGATTCTCTTCCTGGAAAAACTACAGATAAATTTTCAGAACTAACTAAAAAATACCAGACCTATATTATTTTTGGAATGCCAGAAGTAGATAGAACAACAGATTTATATTATAACTCTGCTGCATTAGTTGGACCAGATGGATATATTGGAAAATATAGAAAAACTCATCAATGGGAAAGTGAAGAACATTGGGCTGCTTGGGGAGATTTAGGAGTTCCTGTTTATAACACTAATTTAGGAAAAATTGCTATAAATATTTGTATGGATTCAGCATATTTTGAAAGTGCTCGTCTTGCTGGAATTCAAGGAGCTAACATACTTGCCTTCCCTACCAATTCATCAGCTCAAGCAATTTCTGCATTACCTGCAAGAGCTCAACAAAATGGAGTTTATGTAATAAGTGCTAATAGATCAAATACAGAAAATGGATTTCATATGATAGGTGGTAGCGCAATTTTGACACCTAAAGGTAAAAAATTAAATGAAGCACCTGCATTAATGACAAAAGAAGAAGATGTAAATGAACCTACTATAATTTATGCAACTATTGATCCTAAAAAATATAATAATGAAAATAGAATTGCTTTAGAAAAAAGACGTCCTGAATTATATAAAGATTTGATGTTATATATTTCACCATGGGATTATACAAAAAACAATGACTCAAAAAAAATTATTGCTTCTTCTTTCCAGTATGAACCTACAGTAGGAAATAAAGAAACTAATAAAAATAAAATTTTTACATTAATAAAGAATGCAAAAAATAAAAATAATGATTTAAATCTTGTTATTTTGCCAGAACTTTCTTTAATCGGTCCAACTGATAATTTAACTTTAGGAGAAATTAAAAAACTTTCAGAAAAAATAGATGGCAATTCTTACTTATATTTTTCTAAATTGGCTAAGGATAACAATATATCTATCGTCTTTGGAATGATTGAAAATAAAGATGAAAAACTATATAATAGTGCTGTTTTAATTAATGAAAATGGTGAAACTATTGGTGTTTATCAAAAAACTCATTTAAATATATTTGATGAAAAATGGGCTACACCAGGAAATAACTTATCAGTTTTTAATTCAGAGAAATTAGGGAAAATTGGAATTTTAATTGGAGAAGATGTAATGTTCCCAGAAGCATCTGGAGTTTTAGCTATTAATAGAGCTGATATAATTGCTATTCCTTCAGCCTGGTATGGGCAGTATGGTAGTGATATGGAAATAAACGAAAATATTTCTGTTAATAAATATCCTAAAGGATCTATGACTTTATGGGATTCAACTGCCATAAGTTCTCAAGCTTATACTATCGTAGCTAACTTTGTAGGAACAGATAAGAATTATCAAGGAAGAAGTAGCCTTTATACTTTAGATCCTTTGTATGGACTTGACCAGCCTATTGTTGCTTCTAATGAAAAAGAAGAAGCTTTGATTTTTAGTTTTAAAACCTTACAAAATAAATGGTGGTTTAACCAAGAAAAATTAATTTCTTCAAGGAGAACACCTTATTATATGAAATTAATTGAAAAATAG
- a CDS encoding alpha/beta hydrolase: MKQKDVIFYSEGDKVLGSIYYPDDYKEGEKRPVIIANSGWTGIKVVYPELFSRNLVKKGYICIGFDYRGFKPTEGIAKYTTLEREVEDICAAINFAKAQPEIDKDKIGLIGWGVGGAVCIECARREPTVKVIATLNSFVDGDRWMRMGMGNDKYHRALEMLEEDKMTRATTGDLVMRHPYVAYPNITESGDFYVDNTLKKINGGVDKIANGDAGEAFPTAMSTAIADSFFRFNVEDALKRLKCGVFVGHGKYNELHDRIEADEAYRIANEPKELYFVEGKHNEWMFDEDPKFLNLMDALDNFFAKFIK, from the coding sequence ATGAAACAAAAAGATGTAATTTTTTACAGTGAAGGTGACAAAGTTTTAGGATCTATTTATTACCCAGATGACTATAAAGAAGGGGAAAAAAGACCAGTAATTATCGCTAACTCAGGATGGACAGGAATCAAAGTAGTTTACCCTGAATTATTCTCAAGAAACTTAGTAAAAAAAGGTTATATTTGTATAGGATTTGATTATAGAGGATTTAAACCAACTGAAGGAATAGCTAAATACACTACACTAGAAAGGGAAGTTGAAGATATTTGTGCTGCTATTAATTTTGCTAAAGCTCAACCTGAGATTGATAAAGATAAAATAGGATTAATTGGTTGGGGAGTTGGAGGTGCAGTTTGTATAGAATGTGCTAGACGTGAACCAACAGTTAAAGTAATTGCCACACTTAATTCCTTTGTAGACGGTGATCGTTGGATGAGAATGGGTATGGGGAATGACAAATATCATAGAGCCCTTGAGATGTTAGAAGAGGATAAAATGACTAGAGCTACTACTGGGGACTTAGTTATGAGACATCCTTATGTTGCTTACCCTAACATCACTGAATCTGGAGACTTCTATGTGGATAACACTCTTAAAAAAATAAATGGTGGAGTAGATAAAATTGCTAACGGTGATGCTGGAGAAGCTTTTCCTACTGCAATGTCCACAGCAATAGCAGATTCTTTCTTTAGATTTAATGTGGAAGATGCTTTAAAAAGACTTAAATGTGGTGTATTTGTAGGACATGGAAAATATAATGAACTTCACGACAGAATAGAAGCTGATGAAGCATATAGAATTGCCAATGAACCTAAAGAATTGTATTTTGTTGAAGGAAAACATAATGAATGGATGTTTGATGAAGATCCTAAATTTTTAAACCTAATGGATGCATTAGATAATTTCTTTGCTAAATTTATTAAATAG
- a CDS encoding sodium/glutamate symporter, with protein MNFTPYSMLLDFSIMSGLLFVAQIMRSKIKFLQNYYIPSSLVAGFLGLFGGPQFLNILPFSGKTGSYPYLLVCVLFAGIFLGKQEKFNFKETVNKVGDTFLINMSSEILCFGLACLVGGGLVILLFPNVFSEIAVLLPAGFMGGHGYAAAIGGTINTLLDRTDGVIIGQTFATLGLLSGIFGGIICINYATRKGATRLVKSIGSLPEECKTGMIPLEKRQTMGDETIHPMAMDPLAWHIGLILMTTGIGYAIYYAYKPYFPRVEVPLMCVTMIVGVIIQSILNRTGYGTYVDKRIIDRTGSGVTDYLVAFGIATIKLSVVLEFIGPILVLVTVGIAWPCVLVFFVGRRLFRNFWFERSIFIFGYITGVVAVGVTLLRIVDPEMKSGTLSDFGTAYTLQSVVELFIVTLVPVFAVSMGVIPIGAILVAIGIAMLLFCKFKYGSYKMPMDELREGEAEIIATILD; from the coding sequence ATGAATTTTACACCGTATTCAATGTTATTAGATTTCAGTATTATGTCAGGCCTTTTATTTGTTGCACAAATTATGAGAAGTAAAATAAAATTTTTACAAAATTATTATATTCCTTCTTCACTTGTAGCAGGTTTTCTAGGATTATTTGGAGGCCCACAATTTTTAAATATTTTACCATTTAGTGGTAAAACAGGATCTTATCCTTATTTATTAGTTTGTGTTTTATTTGCTGGTATTTTTTTAGGTAAACAAGAAAAATTTAATTTTAAAGAAACAGTTAACAAAGTAGGAGATACATTTTTAATAAATATGTCTAGTGAAATATTATGTTTCGGATTAGCCTGTTTAGTAGGTGGTGGATTAGTAATACTATTGTTCCCAAATGTATTTTCTGAAATAGCTGTTTTACTTCCTGCAGGATTCATGGGTGGACATGGTTATGCTGCAGCTATTGGTGGAACTATTAATACATTATTAGATAGAACTGATGGGGTTATAATAGGTCAAACCTTTGCAACTTTAGGGCTTCTAAGTGGAATTTTTGGAGGAATAATTTGTATTAACTATGCTACTAGAAAAGGAGCTACAAGGTTAGTTAAAAGTATAGGTTCATTACCTGAAGAATGTAAAACTGGAATGATCCCGCTAGAAAAAAGACAAACAATGGGAGATGAAACTATTCATCCTATGGCTATGGATCCATTAGCTTGGCATATTGGACTTATTCTTATGACTACAGGTATTGGATATGCTATTTACTATGCATATAAGCCATATTTTCCTAGAGTAGAAGTTCCCTTAATGTGTGTTACTATGATTGTTGGAGTTATTATTCAATCTATTTTAAATAGAACAGGATATGGAACATATGTTGATAAAAGAATAATTGATAGAACAGGAAGTGGAGTTACTGACTATTTAGTCGCTTTTGGAATTGCAACTATAAAATTATCAGTTGTACTTGAATTTATAGGACCTATATTAGTTCTTGTTACTGTTGGTATAGCTTGGCCATGTGTTTTAGTATTCTTTGTAGGTAGAAGATTATTTAGAAATTTCTGGTTTGAAAGATCCATCTTTATTTTTGGATATATAACTGGAGTTGTTGCAGTTGGCGTAACTCTTCTTAGAATTGTTGACCCTGAAATGAAAAGTGGAACATTAAGTGATTTTGGAACTGCCTATACTCTTCAATCTGTTGTAGAACTATTTATAGTTACTTTAGTTCCTGTTTTTGCAGTATCCATGGGAGTAATTCCAATTGGAGCTATTCTCGTTGCTATTGGTATAGCTATGCTTTTATTTTGTAAGTTTAAATATGGTTCTTATAAAATGCCAATGGATGAATTAAGAGAAGGAGAAGCAGAAATAATAGCTACTATTCTTGATTAA
- a CDS encoding DUF6282 family protein: MKEKNKCIVERLLEGAYDLHTHTEPSAFNRALDDFDLVTEANEFKMEGVLIKSHYEPTQSRAALVNLKSNLKTRVYGGIVLNWPNGGLNPFAVENALKTGAIIVWMPTRDSENCLKYGDMPGDFFKRSGISILEKKGKLKKEIYEIFKIMKKYNSYLATGHLSIEESILLCEEGRRLGVNMILTHPEWQRTMIDGKTQKYLATLGVLIEKNWLNIAEHSVTAKEMASNIRNAGIENVYLSTDRGQKGFETPVYGMMKFMEVLLEEGFTEEEIRIMSHEVPKLIVNRLSK; encoded by the coding sequence ATGAAAGAAAAAAATAAGTGTATTGTAGAAAGACTGCTAGAAGGAGCTTATGATCTTCATACTCATACTGAACCTTCAGCTTTCAATCGAGCTTTAGATGATTTTGATTTAGTTACAGAAGCAAACGAATTTAAAATGGAAGGGGTTTTAATAAAAAGTCATTATGAGCCTACTCAATCAAGAGCAGCTTTAGTAAATTTAAAGAGTAATTTAAAAACTAGAGTCTATGGAGGAATAGTATTAAATTGGCCAAACGGTGGTCTCAACCCATTTGCTGTTGAAAATGCTTTGAAAACTGGAGCTATAATTGTATGGATGCCAACAAGAGATTCTGAAAATTGTTTAAAATATGGAGATATGCCTGGAGATTTTTTTAAAAGATCTGGAATTTCAATATTAGAAAAAAAAGGAAAGTTGAAAAAAGAAATTTATGAGATATTTAAAATAATGAAAAAATATAACAGCTATTTAGCGACAGGACATTTAAGCATTGAAGAGTCTATATTATTATGTGAAGAGGGTAGAAGGTTAGGTGTTAATATGATTCTTACTCATCCTGAATGGCAAAGAACAATGATTGATGGAAAGACTCAAAAATATTTAGCCACTTTAGGAGTTTTAATAGAAAAAAATTGGCTCAACATTGCAGAACATTCAGTTACAGCAAAAGAAATGGCAAGTAATATTAGAAATGCAGGAATTGAGAATGTTTATCTTTCAACAGATAGGGGACAAAAAGGTTTTGAAACTCCAGTTTATGGAATGATGAAATTCATGGAAGTTTTACTTGAAGAAGGATTTACAGAAGAAGAAATTAGAATAATGTCTCACGAAGTGCCCAAATTAATTGTAAATAGATTGTCAAAATAA
- a CDS encoding MurR/RpiR family transcriptional regulator produces the protein MDIIEKIMEIKDVVPKKQKLLCDYIVLNHKEIGMMTAAEVAVAAGVATTTVMRFMKLLKFESYNDFKNAFLEYSLKNTMSSYGSIKENFKHIIKGEGSDPLTTTCYETIHTIENFITPKNIEEINNAIELMIKSKWINLLGLRSSRPISLYMEAAVNRFYPKVKQLSTDDSYLYDRALRIDKNEVLVVFSIWPCTRKTVKLSEICHKRKIPIILVTNTTLNPIAKFADIVIDTNSVQSPLGNLPAFVIVETLVAELAKQTISESTKNIEKLENDLDDLDLFIWESKV, from the coding sequence ATGGATATAATAGAAAAGATTATGGAAATTAAAGATGTTGTACCAAAAAAACAAAAATTATTATGTGACTATATCGTTCTAAATCACAAAGAAATTGGAATGATGACTGCTGCTGAGGTTGCCGTGGCTGCTGGAGTTGCTACCACTACAGTAATGAGATTTATGAAATTACTTAAATTTGAATCTTATAATGATTTTAAAAATGCTTTTTTAGAATATTCACTAAAAAATACTATGTCTTCTTACGGAAGTATAAAAGAAAATTTTAAACATATTATTAAAGGAGAAGGGTCAGACCCTCTAACTACTACTTGCTATGAAACTATTCATACAATAGAAAATTTTATAACTCCTAAGAATATTGAAGAAATAAATAATGCCATAGAACTGATGATTAAATCTAAATGGATAAATCTACTAGGACTTAGATCTTCTAGACCTATAAGTTTATACATGGAGGCTGCTGTTAATAGATTTTATCCTAAAGTAAAGCAACTTAGCACTGATGACAGCTATCTTTACGACCGAGCCTTAAGAATTGATAAAAATGAAGTATTGGTCGTATTTTCAATTTGGCCTTGTACTAGAAAAACAGTTAAGTTGTCTGAAATTTGCCATAAGCGAAAAATACCAATTATATTAGTTACAAATACAACCTTAAATCCAATTGCAAAATTTGCTGATATAGTAATCGATACTAATTCTGTTCAAAGTCCACTTGGAAATTTGCCTGCTTTTGTAATTGTTGAAACTTTAGTTGCTGAATTAGCTAAACAAACAATTTCTGAATCAACTAAGAATATTGAAAAATTAGAAAATGATTTAGATGATTTAGACTTGTTTATCTGGGAATCTAAAGTTTAA